The Streptomyces cyaneogriseus subsp. noncyanogenus region CGGCGCCGCCCAGCGCATAGCCGACACACTGCTCGACGCCTTCGGACCGCGCTGGGTCCAGGTCGCCATGGTGGTGACCTCCATGCTCATCGGCGTGACCATGTTCTACGAGGTCGCCTTCATCATCATCGTGCCCATCGCGTTCACCCTGGTCCGCGTCACCGGCGCGAACCTGCTGTGGGTCGGGCTGCCGATGTCGATCGCCCTGTCCACCATGCACAGCTTCCTGCCCCCGCACCCCGGCCCCACCGCCGTCGCCGCGACCTTCCACGCCTCCGTCGGACTGACGCTGTTCTACGGGCTGTTCATCGCGGTGCCGGTCGGCGCTCTCATCGCGTTGCTCTGGCCCCGCCTGCCCTTCATCAAGGCGATGAACCCCGCCATCCCCCAGGGCCTGGTCAGCGAGCGGGTCTTCGACGACGAGGAGATGCCCGGTCTGGGCTGGTCGGTCTTCGTGGCGCTGTTCCCCGTCGTCCTGATCGCCGGTGCCGCGGTGACCGACATGGCCACGTCCGACGAGAGCCCCTTCCTGCACTCCGTCGCGTTCATCGGATCGGCGCCGATCGCGCTCCTGCTGACGCTGCTCCTGGCCATCTGGGCCTTCGGGCCGCGGATCGGCCGGAGCCTGTCGGAGGTCAGCGCGTCCTGCTCCTCGGCGGTCAAGGCGATGGCGATGATCCTGCTGGTCATCGGTGCCGGCGGCGCCTTCAAGAACGTCCTGGTGGAAGGCGGCGTCTCCGACTACATCAAGGACGTCACCGACTCCTGGTCCATCTCCGCCATCGTCCTGGCCTGGCTGATCGCGGCCATTCTCCGGGTGGCCCTCGGATCGGCCACGGTCGCCGTCGTCACGGCCTCCGGAGTGGTGCTGCCCCTGCTCGCCGGGAGCGGTGCGCACGCCGAGATGACGGTGCTCGCCGTCTCCTGCGGCTCGATCGCCTTCTCACACGTCAACGACCCCGGATTCTGGCTGTTCAAGGAGTACTTCAACCTCTCGGTCATCCAGGCGATCAAGGTCCGCACCACCTACACCACGGTCCTGTCGGTCCTCGGCCTGGGCGGTGTCCTGGCCGCCGAATGGGCCCTCGACCTCCTGAACCTGTGAGCCGCCCCCGGCACCCCGGCACCAGCCGCCGCGAGCCCGGCACCAGCCGACGCAAGCCCGTACCCGCCCGCAGACACAAGGAACCTGAAGAGAGCATGAGCACGAGCCAGCCGACCGTCACCGCGTTCTCCGTCTACCCCGTGGCGGGGCGCGACTGCATGGAACTGAACCTCTCCGGCGCCCACGGCCCCTACTTCACCCGCAACATCGTCGTCCTGACGGACTCCGAGGGCCGCACCGGCCTCGGCGAGGTGCCCGGCGGGGAGAAGATCACACAGACCCTGCGCGACGCCGAGTCCCTCGTGGTCGGCGCCAAGGTCGGCGACTACAAGCGGGTGCTGCGCGAGATCGGAGCCCGCTTCGCCGACCGCGACGCCGGTGGACGGGGCGCGCAGACCTTCGACCTGCGGACCACCGTGCACGCCGTCACCGCCGTCGAGTCGGCTCTCCTGGACCTGCTCGGCCAGCACCTCGACGTGCCGGTCGCGGCGCTCCTCGGGGACGGCAAGCAGCGGGACTCCGTACGGGTGCTGGGCTACCTCTTCTACGTCGGCGACCCCGACCGCACCGACCTGGAGTACGTCCGCGAGCACGACGCGGACACCGACTGGTACCGGATCCGGCACGAGGAGGCCCTGACGCCCGAGGCGATCGTGCGCCAGGCCGAGGCGACCTACGACCTGTACGGCTTCCGCGACTTCAAGCTGAAGGGCGGCGTCCTGGACGGCGCCGAGGAGGTCAAGGCCGTACGCGCGCTGAAGGACCGTTTCCCCGAGGCCCGGATCACCCTCGACCCCAACGGGGCCTGGTCGCTGAGGGAGGCCGTCGAGCTCTGCGCGCCGCTGGCCGGGACGCTCGCCTACGCCGAGGACCCCTGCGGCGCCGAGAACGGCTACTCCGGGCGGGAGATCCTGGCCGAGTTCCGCCGCGCGACCGGTCTTCCCACGGCCACCAACATGATCGCCACCGACTGGCGGCAGCTGACCCACGCCCTCGCCCTCCAGTCGGTCTCCATCCCGCTCGCCGACCCGCACTTCTGGACCATGCAGGGCTCCGTCCGCGTGGCGCAGTTGTGCAACGCGATGGGACTGACCTGGGGCTGCCACTCCAACAACCACTTCGACATCTCCCTCGCCATGGTCACGCACTGCGGAGCCGCCGCGCCCGGCGAGTACAACGCCCTGGACACGCACTGGATATGGCAGGAGGGCCTGGAGCGGCTCACCACCGCCCCGCCCCGCATCGTCGACGGCGAGATCGCCGTCCCCGACGCCCCGGGTCTCGGCGTCCAGCTCGACATGGACCGCCTTCTCGCCGCCCACGAGCTCTACCGCACGAAGGCCCTGGGCGCGCGGGACGACGCCATCGGCATGCAGTACCTGATCCCGGGCTGGGAGTTCGACGCCAAGCGCCCCTGCCTGGTGCGGTAGGCGGGCCCGGCGCCCGCGGCCGGCGGTCCGGCCCCCCGGTACGGCCCTCCCGCCCGCGGCGCCCGGCGGGAGGGCTCGCGCGCCGCGTGCCTCGCGCGCGCACAGGCCCGCGGCGACCGGCCGGCGCCTGCGGCTGACGCCTTGGGCCGGCGCCGCGCAGCCGGTCCCGGTCGACCGGTACGCCCGGTACCGCGTCCCGCGCCCGTCCACTAGCCTCCGTGATCGGCCTCGCGGGGACGCGCGGACACGGTGACACCGACGTCGCAGCAGCCGAAGACAGGGGCCGAGAAGAGCGAGGCAGGAAGGAACCGATCCACATGGCAGGTCCTCCCCGGCCGTTCCCGGCAGGCGTGCCGCGAGACGGCCGGACCCGGACGGCCGGTGACCGCCGGCCGCTCCCCGCGCCGCACCGCCGGGTCAGGGCGTCCCGGCGATGAGCGCGCCGGAACCCGCGACCCGCATACGCCTGGCACTGGACAAGTGGGTCGAACGCCGGGCCCTCCTCGGGGCCCAGGCCCTGTACCGGCAGGGCGACGAGATCTGTCACATCGCCGTGGGAGAAGCGGCTCCGGGGGTCCGGGCCACTTCCGGCATCGCCGGGCGGCTCTACTGCGCCAACAAGCCCGTACTGGCCGTCCTCGCGGGCGTTGCGGAGCAAGAAGGTCTCCTCGGCCTGCGCGACCCCCTGGCCCGCTTCTTCGACGAGGGGGCCCCGGCCATGGCCGCGGTGACCGTCGCCGACCTGCTCGGACACACCGTCAGGCTTCCCCCCGCCCTGCACACCCGCAGTCCCTCCCTGGGCGAGCGGGCCCGTCTGATCGTCGGTTCCGCCACGCCCCGGCCAGGGGGCGCTCACTACAACGCGCAGACCACCTCGGCGGTGCTGGGCGCGATCCTCGAGCGGGTGTACTCGCTGCCCCTGGCGGACCTCGTCGCCCACCGGGTCGCCGGACCCCTCGGCCTGCGCGACCTGGCCCTGCTGCCGCGCCCGGACCGGCGGTACGGTCCGCTGCACCGCCGGGGCGGAGACATGAACTTCGTCCCCGTCGAGGACGAGGCACGCGGTCTGCACGCGGCCAACCCCGGTCAGGCGGGCGTGTCGACCGCCGCCGACATGGGCCTGCTGTACGCGGACCTCCTGAGCTCCCTCGAAGGCGGGGGCCGCCTGCTGGCGCCGGAGACGGCCGCGCGCTTGCTGCGGACCGGCCGGCAGGTACAGCTGTACGACCTCGGGGCGCGCGACTGGGGCCTCGGCTTCCAGCGCGACCTGGCACGGGACATCCTGGGAGCCGGGTGGGGCCCCGACACGTTCGGGCACCTGGGCACCGCACCGCGGCGCACCGTCGTCCTGCACGCGGCCGACCCGGCCGCCGGCCGCGTCCTGACGCTCAGATTCTTCAGCCCCGTCGACGACCGCGGCGTCCACCGGCTCACGGCGCTCGTCTGACCGCGGCCCCCGGGACCTCGCGCGCCGCCGCCCGTCGCCCCGGCGTGACGGGGGGCAGCAGCGGGCGGGCGGCGCCCGCCCGCGCTCACGGGAGACATGGTGGCGCTCCCGCCACCGCCGGCGGCGGACGGGACGGAGCCGCCGCTACCGGGCGCCGCTGTCGCGCAGGACGGCGAACAGCCCCCGGGCCCGGGTGCCGTCCGGCAGGCTCCAGACCCCGCCGACATGGCCGGCCGCTCCCTCGGGAAGGACGGGACCGCTGTCCGGGGCG contains the following coding sequences:
- a CDS encoding gluconate:H+ symporter, translating into MRLSPAGDSPRRRLPSPRPVPPRCPTAATARSRRRSAFSPLASPIPSRRPSRRPRPDARPTVQRGTDMPLVVVGISVLVLLLLMTRLKLNGFAALLLVAVGVAVVQGIPVKEIPDVLSEGIGGQIGDTMLTIGLGAMVGRVMGDSGAAQRIADTLLDAFGPRWVQVAMVVTSMLIGVTMFYEVAFIIIVPIAFTLVRVTGANLLWVGLPMSIALSTMHSFLPPHPGPTAVAATFHASVGLTLFYGLFIAVPVGALIALLWPRLPFIKAMNPAIPQGLVSERVFDDEEMPGLGWSVFVALFPVVLIAGAAVTDMATSDESPFLHSVAFIGSAPIALLLTLLLAIWAFGPRIGRSLSEVSASCSSAVKAMAMILLVIGAGGAFKNVLVEGGVSDYIKDVTDSWSISAIVLAWLIAAILRVALGSATVAVVTASGVVLPLLAGSGAHAEMTVLAVSCGSIAFSHVNDPGFWLFKEYFNLSVIQAIKVRTTYTTVLSVLGLGGVLAAEWALDLLNL
- a CDS encoding enolase C-terminal domain-like protein, with the protein product MSTSQPTVTAFSVYPVAGRDCMELNLSGAHGPYFTRNIVVLTDSEGRTGLGEVPGGEKITQTLRDAESLVVGAKVGDYKRVLREIGARFADRDAGGRGAQTFDLRTTVHAVTAVESALLDLLGQHLDVPVAALLGDGKQRDSVRVLGYLFYVGDPDRTDLEYVREHDADTDWYRIRHEEALTPEAIVRQAEATYDLYGFRDFKLKGGVLDGAEEVKAVRALKDRFPEARITLDPNGAWSLREAVELCAPLAGTLAYAEDPCGAENGYSGREILAEFRRATGLPTATNMIATDWRQLTHALALQSVSIPLADPHFWTMQGSVRVAQLCNAMGLTWGCHSNNHFDISLAMVTHCGAAAPGEYNALDTHWIWQEGLERLTTAPPRIVDGEIAVPDAPGLGVQLDMDRLLAAHELYRTKALGARDDAIGMQYLIPGWEFDAKRPCLVR
- a CDS encoding serine hydrolase domain-containing protein, whose protein sequence is MSAPEPATRIRLALDKWVERRALLGAQALYRQGDEICHIAVGEAAPGVRATSGIAGRLYCANKPVLAVLAGVAEQEGLLGLRDPLARFFDEGAPAMAAVTVADLLGHTVRLPPALHTRSPSLGERARLIVGSATPRPGGAHYNAQTTSAVLGAILERVYSLPLADLVAHRVAGPLGLRDLALLPRPDRRYGPLHRRGGDMNFVPVEDEARGLHAANPGQAGVSTAADMGLLYADLLSSLEGGGRLLAPETAARLLRTGRQVQLYDLGARDWGLGFQRDLARDILGAGWGPDTFGHLGTAPRRTVVLHAADPAAGRVLTLRFFSPVDDRGVHRLTALV